A stretch of Methanosphaerula palustris E1-9c DNA encodes these proteins:
- a CDS encoding winged helix-turn-helix transcriptional regulator, producing the protein MHPGIQTADTRKPLTPAVPYRNCPILISVGILGKKWTLLILRDIGLLKINRFNQILRSLPGLTPRVLTLRLHELEAEGLIRAVMIHDTARIVEWELTDKGMDTIPILMSFIAFSARWYPDEVFMDQRARDLDEIYPQIHSLKDLG; encoded by the coding sequence ATGCACCCAGGGATACAAACAGCAGATACCAGGAAGCCCCTGACTCCCGCCGTACCCTACAGAAATTGTCCCATCCTCATCAGTGTCGGGATTCTCGGAAAGAAGTGGACTCTCCTGATTCTCCGGGATATCGGGCTTTTAAAGATCAATCGATTCAACCAGATCCTCCGCTCTCTTCCAGGTCTCACACCCCGTGTCCTCACCCTGAGACTGCACGAACTCGAAGCAGAAGGACTCATACGGGCGGTCATGATACACGATACCGCACGGATTGTCGAGTGGGAACTCACTGACAAAGGGATGGATACCATACCGATCCTCATGAGCTTCATCGCCTTTAGCGCCAGGTGGTATCCAGATGAAGTCTTTATGGATCAGCGAGCACGTGATCTGGATGAAATCTATCCCCAGATACACTCACTAAAAGACCTGGGCTGA
- a CDS encoding cation diffusion facilitator family transporter: protein MESMTTQGSSTIAVVAAITGNLIIAIIKFAAAAITGSSAMISEGIHSLVDTGNGGLVLLGMNRARQPADESHPFGHGKSLYFWTHVVAVSIFGIGGGMSLYEGIIHILHVTPAAELGDPTVAYIVLAISFLVEGGSFSVAMKQFLQAKGNKGAWQFINQSKDPSIYTVVLEDSAALLGLIFAFLGIFFGHLFNNAYLDGVASIAIGLLLMSVAGFLASRTRGLLLGEGVNPDELADIRRRVESDPAVESAGDILTMYMGPHDLLVNMGVRFTPGTTAEQMHEAIRRIEADLHSAYPETNRVYIEAESLPATGVQQRLPKV, encoded by the coding sequence ATGGAATCCATGACAACGCAGGGCAGTTCTACCATCGCGGTCGTCGCGGCTATTACCGGCAACCTGATCATCGCAATCATAAAATTCGCTGCGGCGGCTATCACTGGCTCCTCGGCCATGATCTCAGAAGGCATCCATTCGCTCGTCGATACGGGAAACGGCGGTCTCGTGCTACTGGGGATGAACCGTGCCAGGCAGCCTGCCGATGAGAGTCACCCATTCGGTCACGGCAAGTCGCTCTACTTCTGGACGCACGTCGTGGCGGTCTCCATCTTCGGTATCGGTGGTGGTATGTCGCTCTATGAGGGTATCATACACATCCTCCACGTCACGCCAGCCGCCGAGCTGGGTGACCCCACCGTGGCCTATATCGTGCTCGCCATCTCGTTCCTCGTCGAGGGCGGATCATTTTCGGTGGCCATGAAGCAGTTCCTGCAGGCCAAAGGAAATAAGGGGGCCTGGCAGTTCATCAATCAGTCAAAGGATCCGAGTATCTACACAGTCGTGCTCGAGGACAGTGCTGCCTTGCTGGGTCTCATCTTCGCATTCCTTGGGATCTTCTTCGGTCATCTCTTCAACAACGCGTATCTCGACGGGGTGGCATCGATTGCAATCGGTCTGCTGCTGATGAGTGTGGCCGGTTTTCTCGCGTCGCGAACGAGGGGTCTGCTGCTGGGGGAGGGCGTGAACCCCGACGAGCTCGCGGACATCCGGCGGCGGGTGGAGTCAGATCCGGCAGTCGAGAGTGCCGGTGATATCCTTACCATGTATATGGGTCCGCACGATCTGCTCGTGAACATGGGGGTGCGGTTCACCCCTGGTACCACCGCCGAGCAGATGCACGAGGCGATCCGTCGCATTGAAGCCGACCTGCACAGTGCATATCCGGAGACCAACCGCGTCTACATCGAAGCCGAATCGCTGCCGGCGACCGGGGTTCAGCAGCGCCTACCGAAAGTGTGA
- a CDS encoding 4Fe-4S ferredoxin encodes MSPTDITPNEEKPIHQDLQMANDDVALWLERIIKEYWMHSPENRMGDGGEEKAFDEPLLGFSNGDDPLYREIQADVGSPCLTPVEVFERAFPGCAIAPDELTVISWVLPQNRATRKDNKKETFYPSERWIRAKHFGKEFNIHLSQYVVQALHDAGSDAVVPTQTPFFTIEMTQKYGLASSWSDRHAAYVSGLGTFGLCDGLITPRGKAMICGSVIARLSIPPTPRPYQDHHAYCLYFSQGTCGLCMRRCPVNAISDHGHDKNRCRVHCFEVAQPYARERFGIDEYGCGLCQTGVPCESGIPVRRRSSDSRL; translated from the coding sequence ATGTCTCCGACTGATATCACCCCTAATGAAGAGAAGCCCATTCATCAGGATCTGCAGATGGCGAATGACGATGTGGCTCTCTGGCTGGAACGGATTATCAAGGAGTACTGGATGCACTCTCCTGAAAACCGAATGGGAGACGGAGGGGAAGAGAAGGCCTTTGATGAACCGCTGCTCGGCTTTTCAAATGGTGACGATCCCCTCTACCGGGAGATCCAGGCAGATGTCGGCTCTCCATGTCTGACTCCTGTAGAGGTCTTTGAACGGGCCTTTCCTGGCTGTGCGATCGCTCCTGACGAACTCACCGTGATCAGCTGGGTGCTGCCCCAGAACCGGGCGACCAGGAAGGATAACAAGAAGGAGACCTTCTACCCGTCAGAGCGGTGGATTCGTGCCAAACATTTTGGAAAAGAGTTCAATATCCACCTCTCCCAGTATGTGGTACAGGCTCTGCACGATGCCGGCTCAGATGCGGTTGTTCCAACCCAGACTCCGTTCTTCACCATCGAAATGACTCAAAAATACGGGCTGGCATCCAGCTGGTCTGATCGGCATGCTGCGTATGTCTCTGGCCTCGGGACATTCGGTCTCTGTGACGGTCTGATAACCCCTCGAGGCAAGGCGATGATCTGTGGGTCGGTCATCGCCAGACTATCGATTCCCCCGACTCCCCGGCCGTATCAGGATCACCATGCCTATTGTCTGTACTTCTCCCAGGGGACCTGCGGTCTCTGTATGAGGCGATGCCCGGTGAATGCGATCTCAGATCATGGCCATGACAAGAACCGGTGCAGGGTGCACTGTTTTGAGGTCGCTCAGCCGTATGCGAGGGAGAGATTCGGGATCGACGAGTATGGCTGCGGGCTCTGTCAGACCGGCGTTCCCTGTGAATCCGGAATTCCTGTTCGTCGTCGGTCATCTGATAGCAGGCTATGA
- a CDS encoding DUF2115 family protein has translation MNGSDLLLRIQSDLEEISGYTSRIAVEIPLRSEEPSTIISRLAVYNYQTYLEIRSLSGIAPDFEIDEKRLGQMYSVLAHYLDRYAPGNEDLHCYVTAISIYLTFIAHKPLHPPGSFSEEIQIVRRGSLYYCSGRRKFIRDNPSLCRFCVCQPA, from the coding sequence ATGAACGGCTCAGATCTGTTACTCCGGATTCAATCTGATCTTGAAGAGATTTCCGGTTACACCTCCCGGATAGCAGTGGAGATCCCGCTTCGGTCAGAAGAACCCTCGACGATCATCAGCCGGCTTGCTGTGTATAATTACCAGACCTATCTCGAGATCCGATCTCTTTCTGGGATTGCACCAGATTTTGAGATTGACGAGAAACGACTTGGTCAGATGTACAGCGTTCTGGCTCACTATCTGGATCGTTATGCTCCGGGGAACGAGGATCTCCATTGCTATGTGACGGCGATCTCGATCTATCTCACCTTTATTGCGCACAAACCACTGCATCCCCCGGGTTCCTTCTCCGAGGAGATTCAGATCGTTCGGCGGGGGTCCCTCTATTACTGTAGCGGGAGACGGAAATTCATCCGGGATAACCCCTCGCTCTGCCGGTTCTGTGTTTGCCAGCCGGCATGA